From Shewanella psychrophila, a single genomic window includes:
- the sctN gene encoding type III secretion system ATPase SctN: protein MNTDSNSLKVDLSYIPETIKQAAEKGRLIQIRGRVTQVTGTIIKAVVPGVRVGELCELKNPDQSLSLLAEVVGFQQHHALLTPFGDMQGISSNTEVSPTGKTHQVSVGEHLLGQVLDGLGRPLSGNHVHESTQYYPVYQEAPPPMSRKMITKPISLGIRAIDGLLTCGEGQRLGIFAGAGGGKSTLLAKMIRSADVDVIVLALIGERGREVREFIESDLGEEGLKRSVLVVATSDRPAMERAKAAFVATSIAEYFRDQGKSVLLLMDSVTRFARAQREIGLASGEPPTRRGYPPSVFAELPKLMERSGQSDKGSITALYTVLVEGDDMTEPVADETRSILDGHIILSRKLAAANHYPAIDILRSTSRVMNNIVTAEQKASAGALRELMAKYEEVELLLKIGEYQPGSDLLADKAITQHDAINAFLRQRSEEPSDLTSAVSQMTQLTQS, encoded by the coding sequence ATGAATACCGACTCCAATTCACTCAAAGTTGATCTGAGTTACATCCCGGAAACGATTAAACAGGCTGCAGAAAAAGGCAGGCTGATTCAAATCCGTGGCAGAGTAACCCAAGTTACCGGCACCATCATTAAAGCTGTGGTGCCAGGCGTTCGCGTGGGTGAGCTTTGTGAACTTAAGAATCCAGATCAGTCCCTCTCCTTGTTAGCTGAAGTTGTTGGTTTTCAACAACATCATGCCTTGTTGACGCCATTTGGCGATATGCAAGGGATCTCATCGAATACAGAAGTGAGCCCAACTGGCAAGACACATCAAGTCTCCGTTGGCGAACACCTCTTAGGTCAGGTTCTGGACGGACTCGGGCGACCACTCTCTGGCAATCATGTCCACGAGTCGACCCAGTATTATCCTGTGTATCAAGAAGCACCGCCGCCAATGAGTCGCAAGATGATCACTAAACCTATCTCTTTAGGTATCAGGGCCATCGATGGCTTACTCACCTGTGGAGAAGGTCAGCGCTTAGGCATTTTTGCCGGTGCAGGTGGCGGAAAAAGTACCTTACTGGCCAAGATGATTCGCTCTGCCGACGTCGATGTTATAGTGCTGGCGCTTATCGGTGAGCGTGGCAGGGAAGTCAGGGAGTTCATCGAGTCCGATCTCGGTGAAGAGGGCCTTAAACGTTCAGTACTGGTGGTGGCCACATCCGATAGGCCAGCCATGGAACGGGCTAAAGCCGCGTTCGTTGCGACGTCAATTGCCGAGTATTTTCGCGATCAGGGTAAGAGCGTCTTACTCCTGATGGACTCAGTGACACGTTTCGCCAGAGCCCAGCGAGAAATAGGCTTAGCATCCGGTGAGCCCCCGACACGTCGAGGTTATCCGCCTTCGGTATTTGCCGAGCTACCTAAATTGATGGAGCGTTCGGGTCAATCAGATAAAGGCTCGATCACAGCCCTATATACTGTGCTCGTTGAGGGTGATGATATGACGGAGCCCGTTGCCGATGAGACACGCTCGATCTTAGATGGACACATCATTCTCTCCCGCAAGCTTGCGGCTGCTAACCATTATCCTGCCATAGATATACTGCGATCAACCAGCCGAGTGATGAATAATATAGTCACCGCGGAGCAGAAAGCATCGGCAGGAGCATTAAGGGAGTTAATGGCTAAGTACGAAGAAGTAGAGTTACTGCTTAAAATTGGTGAATACCAACCGGGTTCGGATCTCTTAGCCGATAAAGCCATTACTCAGCATGATGCTATCAACGCCTTCTTACGCCAAAGATCTGAAGAACCTAGCGACCTCACTAGTGCCGTCAGTCAAATGACTCAGTTGACTCAGTCATGA
- the sctO gene encoding type III secretion system stalk subunit SctO produces MISQLIQIKQIKADRAEHALGKQQQILAQANGRLNRANQEAIDYLVWRKGEEEQLFSQAKESCLKLKELEQLQQHIAILHDKEASLKQEAAEIELSRDNEQDILRQRQKAVLLANKATEKFKLLKQQDDIEREYRAQYQEEMEQEDRRIMSKGELPC; encoded by the coding sequence ATGATCTCACAGCTAATTCAAATAAAGCAGATTAAGGCCGATCGCGCCGAACACGCACTAGGAAAACAGCAGCAGATACTCGCACAGGCGAATGGCCGTTTAAACAGAGCCAACCAAGAGGCAATTGATTATCTGGTCTGGCGCAAAGGAGAGGAGGAACAGCTTTTTTCTCAGGCTAAAGAGTCCTGCCTGAAGTTAAAGGAGTTGGAGCAGTTACAGCAACATATCGCCATTTTACACGACAAAGAGGCCAGCCTGAAACAAGAGGCCGCCGAAATTGAGCTGAGTCGAGATAATGAACAAGACATATTAAGACAGCGCCAAAAAGCCGTGTTATTGGCCAATAAAGCCACAGAAAAATTTAAACTATTGAAGCAACAAGATGACATAGAGCGAGAGTACCGGGCTCAATATCAAGAAGAGATGGAACAGGAAGATCGACGCATCATGTCTAAAGGAGAACTCCCTTGTTAA
- a CDS encoding type III secretion system needle length determinant produces the protein MLTPKEIVKSNDSHIAPSTSAPRKTAKESVINQFEQVMNAPLIKANSGGNVRESQQNQTGLMARNAKAMPFSPKGLVKANPEQGSTANLKHSQPRHGVKNEKLDGEAIEKDPELSSGNSTNHHETSAEGDISPENKQIHLTAESGQIPASLATSEVKPISDKLATSDKQSNLQSLSTLDASFSPLPNNKKRPVLVAKGLVSPILAQVIDPKISLREFNTPSSDTKFPPLGKQGPETLKDMEAIHIPNQASSQLNNAPGNIILANIKTSEPINQQLHTLVSQLVERIQILVPNITNQDRIQLILDKGQLKGTEITISLKNNQLTVTLIHSSQNAELLQHMRPELLDRLQRINIDQQVRVITTSHEQQAHGGQQEQGQQQESSQKSRIIHDWLEEQNDA, from the coding sequence TTGTTAACCCCAAAAGAGATCGTAAAGTCTAACGATAGTCATATTGCACCAAGCACCTCTGCGCCACGAAAAACCGCGAAAGAGAGTGTGATAAACCAGTTTGAGCAAGTCATGAATGCCCCTTTAATCAAGGCTAATTCAGGTGGAAATGTCAGGGAGTCTCAACAGAATCAAACAGGTCTTATGGCCCGAAACGCTAAGGCTATGCCCTTTAGTCCAAAAGGACTCGTTAAGGCCAATCCGGAGCAAGGTTCAACGGCTAACCTTAAACATTCTCAGCCCCGGCATGGTGTCAAAAATGAAAAACTTGATGGCGAAGCAATAGAAAAAGATCCCGAATTATCATCCGGCAATAGCACTAATCACCATGAGACATCGGCTGAAGGTGATATTTCACCCGAGAATAAGCAGATCCATCTCACTGCTGAATCAGGTCAAATTCCAGCGAGCCTTGCAACTTCCGAGGTAAAGCCAATTTCGGATAAATTAGCCACCAGCGATAAACAATCTAATCTGCAAAGCCTAAGTACGCTCGATGCATCATTTTCGCCCTTACCCAATAACAAGAAGAGACCAGTATTAGTCGCCAAAGGGCTAGTGAGTCCGATATTAGCCCAAGTTATTGATCCCAAAATTTCGCTTAGAGAGTTCAATACTCCATCGAGTGATACCAAGTTCCCCCCCCTAGGTAAGCAAGGACCCGAAACACTCAAGGATATGGAAGCTATCCATATCCCAAATCAAGCTAGCAGCCAACTAAACAATGCCCCAGGAAATATTATTCTGGCCAATATCAAGACCAGCGAGCCTATAAACCAACAACTGCACACCTTGGTCAGTCAGCTAGTTGAGCGTATTCAGATCTTAGTGCCCAATATTACCAATCAAGATCGAATCCAACTGATATTAGATAAAGGGCAACTCAAGGGAACAGAAATAACCATTAGCCTGAAAAACAATCAGCTCACTGTCACCTTAATCCATAGCAGTCAAAATGCTGAATTATTGCAGCATATGCGTCCAGAGTTGCTGGATAGATTACAAAGAATAAATATTGACCAGCAGGTTAGAGTTATCACCACCAGCCATGAGCAACAAGCTCATGGGGGACAGCAGGAGCAGGGCCAACAACAGGAATCGAGTCAGAAATCTCGTATTATCCATGATTGGTTAGAGGAGCAGAATGATGCTTAA
- the sctQ gene encoding type III secretion system cytoplasmic ring protein SctQ, giving the protein MMLNLPLPSISEQELELNNRVYSKQYKFDVDEGLSIEAGLAKRPGLNGYELEIFIGSSKISCLIQAEQVQACLADLLTSTPFAILPEILQLEFITAALTPYQAFLTQEFGQQLVLSALKSVELNPSQTKTGFINFIRNGSGLTCWIENDPQFIFSALPAAESVIGPSIKLPLALRIGHTSLSLDQAKSLESGDIIFFDSNHLTDNQAVLIIANKPIWRCGLIDNRVTITAPETEKPMSSEASDIQSLPINISFEIGEQTVTVAELSQLQENFVFELANSADQAVKLKANGQVLATGELVKINEHLGVRITKLTNQEIS; this is encoded by the coding sequence ATGATGCTTAATCTACCGCTTCCTAGCATAAGCGAACAAGAACTCGAGCTGAACAATCGAGTCTATAGCAAGCAATATAAATTCGATGTTGATGAAGGGCTATCTATCGAAGCCGGACTTGCTAAACGTCCCGGCCTGAATGGCTATGAGCTAGAAATCTTTATCGGCTCAAGCAAGATAAGCTGTTTAATCCAAGCCGAACAGGTCCAAGCTTGCCTTGCCGATCTACTCACAAGCACCCCTTTCGCTATCTTGCCAGAAATCCTGCAACTTGAGTTTATCACCGCCGCGCTAACACCTTATCAGGCATTCTTAACCCAAGAGTTTGGCCAGCAACTGGTGCTATCCGCACTTAAATCTGTGGAGTTAAACCCAAGCCAGACTAAAACCGGGTTTATCAATTTTATCCGTAACGGTTCTGGCCTGACTTGCTGGATAGAGAATGATCCCCAGTTTATTTTCTCGGCTCTGCCAGCGGCAGAGTCGGTAATAGGCCCGAGTATAAAACTGCCATTAGCCTTAAGGATTGGCCACACAAGCCTAAGTTTGGATCAGGCTAAGTCTTTAGAAAGCGGCGATATAATTTTTTTTGATTCAAACCACTTAACAGATAACCAAGCCGTGTTGATTATCGCCAACAAACCCATATGGCGTTGCGGCTTGATTGATAATCGAGTCACCATAACTGCACCGGAAACAGAGAAACCTATGTCTTCAGAAGCAAGCGATATTCAATCCCTACCCATCAATATCTCATTTGAAATTGGGGAACAGACAGTCACAGTAGCCGAGTTGAGTCAGTTACAAGAGAACTTTGTCTTTGAGCTGGCTAATTCAGCAGATCAAGCCGTCAAACTCAAGGCCAATGGTCAAGTGTTAGCGACGGGGGAATTAGTGAAGATCAATGAACACTTAGGTGTTCGAATCACTAAGCTAACCAATCAAGAAATCAGCTAG
- the sctR gene encoding type III secretion system export apparatus subunit SctR, translated as MFELPDTFNLIITLALMALVPFIAVMATSFIKIAVVFSLLRNALGVQQIPPNMAMYGFAIILTIYIMAPVGFETFDYIKEHNVSIDNTDSFEGFANEGLDTYRQFLKKHIRDAEQDFFVETTKTLWPKKYSDRLEPDSLFILLPAFTVSELTRAFEIGFLIYLPFIAIDLIISNILLAMGMMMVSPMTISLPFKLLLFVLLNGWTQLTHGLVMSYS; from the coding sequence ATGTTTGAATTACCCGACACTTTCAACCTTATTATCACCTTAGCCTTAATGGCTCTGGTGCCTTTTATCGCGGTAATGGCCACCTCTTTTATCAAGATCGCCGTGGTCTTTTCCTTACTGCGAAATGCCTTAGGGGTGCAGCAGATCCCCCCAAATATGGCCATGTATGGCTTTGCCATCATATTAACCATCTACATCATGGCTCCAGTGGGCTTCGAAACCTTCGATTACATCAAGGAGCACAATGTCAGCATTGATAATACCGACAGCTTCGAAGGCTTTGCCAATGAAGGCTTAGATACCTACAGACAATTCTTGAAGAAACACATACGTGATGCAGAGCAGGATTTCTTTGTCGAAACGACCAAGACATTATGGCCTAAAAAATACTCGGATAGGCTCGAACCTGACAGCCTATTTATCTTGCTGCCGGCCTTTACCGTTAGTGAGCTAACCCGAGCCTTCGAGATAGGTTTCTTAATCTATCTGCCCTTTATAGCCATCGATTTGATCATATCTAACATCTTGTTGGCAATGGGGATGATGATGGTATCGCCTATGACTATCTCCTTGCCCTTTAAGTTGTTGCTCTTCGTGTTGCTCAATGGCTGGACCCAACTCACCCATGGCTTAGTCATGAGTTATAGCTAG
- the sctS gene encoding type III secretion system export apparatus subunit SctS: MEVSEVIHFTSQTLMLVMMLSMPPILAAAIVGTLVSLVQALTQIQEQTLGFVAKLIAVIVALFATASWLGSELYNFADMIFAKIPLIP, translated from the coding sequence ATGGAAGTTTCTGAAGTTATTCATTTTACCTCACAGACACTAATGCTGGTAATGATGCTATCTATGCCGCCTATCTTGGCAGCGGCAATCGTGGGTACCTTAGTCTCTCTTGTGCAGGCGCTGACTCAGATCCAGGAACAGACATTAGGGTTCGTCGCCAAGTTAATTGCCGTCATAGTCGCCTTGTTTGCCACAGCGTCATGGCTCGGATCTGAGCTATATAATTTTGCCGACATGATCTTCGCAAAAATTCCTCTGATACCATGA